The segment GTATAAATATTCTCCATacacaaaacatttcaataaaacaagACAGGGCTTTGCCCAAGGCAACCtaaaaatttaaatgcatttggTTTGTGCTGAAAAAACTCTTCTTTCCAGAAAAAGTGAGGAAGGACATTGGGACATCAGAAGAGGGCTTCTTCAAAAACAGCTGATAGGAAAATATATGGCCTTGTTTGGATCCTGGAGCCACGTCcaactaaaacaagaaaatatacagAATTAAATGACATTATACTTGTTGACCTTCAATCATGTACTGTATGGATAAAGCAGCCGTTTTCTGGAAACCTGGCTACAGTGCCATTCGTGTCATCAAACTAAGGCCTATAGTACCTGTTCATGTGTAGAAGGATTTGAAAAGGCTTGTACCCAGTAAGATGGCACTCCATGGGCTTTACTCAATGCCAGGGGCTGCACCAGTGGCTCATAACTATGGCAGCTTCATCACTGAGAGGAGCTACTAAGCACAATAGGATCTTAGAGTTATCAAACAAGGGTCTATAGTACCTGTTCATATGTAGAAGGAATAGACCCTTAGATGGCACTGCATGGACACCAATACCAGTGGCCGACAACCATTGCAGATCCACCACTGACAAGCTACCAAGCACAAGAAGATCATGGTCTTGTCAACAAAAAAGCATTAAAGGCCCTCACTGTCTTTTCTTATGTAGGATCAGCAATGTTGGGCTGTGCAAAGAATGCTGGATCTTCCTAATGGTCTTCCATAGAACATACAAAGCGAGACTGTACCCAGATGGACATAACAGCTAGGGATTCAATTTCTGTGAGAAATGCCAGGTTCTGAAGAGCCTCAAGACAAGATTAACAGCTGCTTTATACTTTATACTCATCCAGTATTAACCATGGCATGGTTACAACACAAAAACAGTATGCTAACACCTTCCAGCTGTTCCAATACTCCTCTTAAATGCTTTTGTGATTATTTATTGTAGCCCTGAACACGGTGATCCTGGAACCCCTGAAACATGTCGGCATATAATTTTGttgttggaactttttttttttttttaaataattggagcgttttttaaagtaaagttttagagtaaagctttaaaaaaaggagcTAAGGTGAGATCTTTATAGACCATTTTGCAACTGCATTTTCGTAAAATAAGAAACAGTTCAAAAGTTTGCAAAGAGAACTTAACCCCACCATAAATGGTTCCTTGACTTACATTaaaatttttgggtttttttttatactaaacagAAATGGACTATCGTGTCAGATTTTCTGATGAAAACAAATAgacagtggcagatgtagccaataGTGGGACCCTGTGCCACACTGACTTGGGCCCCCCCATTGATCTGACTTGGGACCCCTGTGTAAGCCAAAGGGCCcttatgcagtggcacactttgacCTGTGTTTGCCCCTGAATGTAGATATGTAAgtattatatattacacacacaaacacacacttttCAGCCTCCGACTTAtcctaaaggttaaaaaaatagcTAATTTAGGGTCAAGATTCTTGTAGGCTGGCATGATGCCACAGAAGGATTTGGAGATACACAAGACACCAGTAGGTTTTATATCACAATCAACCAAGAGAGTACACCACCTTTAAATTAAGGTATGATCATTGCTCTAGAACTGATTTAGAGAGCTATAACCTACCAATACACATTGTAGCACAAAGACACTTACCTTAGtctgaattaaatattttttagctttaggGTACGTTTCATTAACTTGTGCTTGATCCACATCAAAGTCTGTTAAAACCCCCCTGTTAGATGTCtgtaacagggaaaaaaaatattgcaaatcaaTCCATTGTTTTGTCCAAGTTATGATATTTAAAAAGCCTCTGACAGTAAGATGTTACAAGCAACCAGCTATAGTCAAGCTAGATTTATAGGCTTGGCATGAGTTAGCAGCCTCCCCATTGTGCTgcagagagctgagactacaattgTAAACACCCCATCCATTATACACAATGTatggaatcatgggacatgtagttttatTATAGGCAGGAAGTTAacattgcagctgctctgctgccctctggtGTTCAGACAAAGTTACTGAAAACTACCAGCAGCCTCCATATAGGCTGACTgcataaattaacactttttcaaagaatacaattttttttaaagaatagattAGCCATATATGATTGTGTTCCTATTGTTCTTTAATAATTCTTAACTTAAGAACGGTGACTTTAGATGCCCTTTAAAACCTATATCCTTAGAGACTAAAAAAGAATTACTATTAGGGataagcctctggcattctcgcgaaaatttcctcgaacttcagatgggtccgcgaaattggtttgccgaaatttcgcggaagttccaggaaatcagtacaggaggatttccagggctgcattcattcatgcagccctgggaatcgtgtgtgtgatccccagcactagaggttaaatggggacaagtctccccattcaaaatctctagtgctgcctgattggctgaggaaaggtaaatcctgatgatgctAGAGCAGGGAGactcatttaccctctagtgccggggattgcatactgagctgatcaatgaatgcagctttggctgcattcattgatcagcacagcccgcaattttttttttttgggaaatttgttttttttttttttaaaatttgatcttcaTTGACGAATTCACCCccgccgttctcgcttacaatttctgtAAGCAGGAACGGacgaattcgccgcaagatcgagttttaaaaactcgctcatccctaattactatacaagggaaagaaaaaaaagaaggtggaTCCAGCAAAAAGGGTTGTTTTTCGGCTAGCCAGAGTTAAGTTTTAAATAATACAAGTTTACAACATATTCCAGAGAGTGCTTACATTTTCAGCCGAGATGCAGAGCAGTGCCATGAGATCCTGACACCCCTTGGATTTGGGCCAGTTACCCCTAGGATTACAAGTCAGGACGTCCTCAGCTTTCTCAGACCGGTCACATTCATACCTGGAAATGAAATCATCAATGTTATTAGGAGTACAAAACAACACGTCAGCTGAAGAGCAGAACATAATGCAAATGCCCTACTTTACCATAAGcgagattttagtaattgggaCACCACATTTTCTTTGTTGGATGTAGAAGATAAAAGTGCTTCCAGGCTCCTCACATCCTCACTCGTCTCCTCCACAGATGGGGCTGGGAAGCTCAGTTTAATGATTTGTTCAAAGTCCTGGGTGGGCTGTGGAGAAAAAGAGAACGACAGGCCTCTTAGCAAGTAATTTGCATTAtgataaatgatttgtaaatattcCATTGCAAAAAATCAGAACCCCCGCCAAAACCTTTTACTTTGCATGTGGAAGGACTGAAAGATCTATCCAGTTTTATTAATGTCTGTCTCCATTGTAcagatttctctttttatttctctcctcTATTCTCATTATAATGGCAACCAGAACATTAGATTTCACCTTACCTTCTGCCCAATGATAaaaagggacacagacagaaaaaaaacctgacgttCTTACCCTTATACACTGATGGATAAAGTATGTGACTGATTATCTTGCTACAGTGGCACCTGACATAAGATGATATATATTTGTCAGCAGTGAACACAAGGTGACGTGTTggaaaaaagaacagagaaaggATCTGATTGACTGTGACAAGGGCCATAATGGCTAGAATAATGGGTCAGTATTCAGTGGGTAttacctaccaaaagtggtccatTAAAGGACAACCTGGTATTGATGACAGGTTCATGGGTACCCTAAGCTCACTGATGGGCATTCCTTTAATGATCCCCTTAATGTTGACCAGGAGAGGATGAGGTCAGAATGCACAATGTTTCACTGCTTGCTACGTATGGGATTGTGCAGCCACAGATAAGTCAAAGAGCCCGTACTGTGCCACAACGAGCACACCTACAGTGAGCACATGAGCATCGAAACTGGAtaatggagcaatggaagaaggtgatATGACTACTGACTTTGTAAACTGCTGTATAATATaccggcactatataaatactggataaaatGGAACGTAACCCAGTGGAAGCACCAGGCACCggcatcttctctcttctttcagctttttcttcctgcatcacctgatccTGCACTGCGCagacacaagatcgggtgacgtagatttgGAAAAAAGATTGCCTGTAACTGAATTATAAGGAGGAACAGGGTGTTCTGTAGATATGGGTGAAGGAAGAATGAGCCCTACTATCAGTATTATCTTTGCTCCCCCATTACCTTGCATATCACATTAATAAGGTTTGCGATTGGCACAGAGAGGCAATCCGAATGGCAGTGTCTGCTCTGTCATGGTTCTGATCTATCCTCTCTTGTGAAGTGACTGGCATGTGCACAGCTAGGTAATTTTTACTTATTATCAGAAACATCAGAAGCTCATATAACATTGCACATGCTTCTAAAAGCACCATCACAGTTTCCTGTGTTAGCAGTTAGTGGTTGTTTTTTGAGTCAAAGACTGTTTCCTAATTCTATACTTTTCCCCCCAACATAagagaaaaatgtagaaaatactaTGAGTAAACCTTATGGTCACAATACaattcagaaaacttttttttttttttaaaaagctgaacTCCCATTAGATATAAATGGCACAGATTAATACTGTCCTGTAATCAATAATACGTAAATtaacttttaatgcaagcagtgtaagtttGAATTGGTATCAGCATCTTGTAATCTACTTTACACAAGGATCTTATCAGTTGTGCTTCAGTGTTCATGTGCCAAAAAATAGTGCAATGGCAAGTAGATGGCCTCATCAGTCTGTTACTTCTCTTTTtgctgtccagtcacaggttgtGTTGAGGGACAAAGTCATGTAAGTGTTACTTTTATACAACAGAGCATACCCAGGTCTCCAGTCCAGCTAGATGGGG is part of the Pyxicephalus adspersus chromosome 12, UCB_Pads_2.0, whole genome shotgun sequence genome and harbors:
- the CLBA1 gene encoding uncharacterized protein CLBA1 (The sequence of the model RefSeq protein was modified relative to this genomic sequence to represent the inferred CDS: added 345 bases not found in genome assembly), with the protein product MKDGSDNIIELTGDPESEALDILPSLDNVCLEEKPVGSTSHCEQCDTSKAQPEFTNTWGDFEGFNEFTPQSEQFNYADEELQFNCFTSSMSDGGHCTEQTDIQDEWDAFSAEDNEPTQDFEQIIKLSFPAPSVEETSEDVRSLEALLSSTSNKENVVSQLLKSRLWYECDRSEKAEDVLTCNPRGNWPKSKGCQDLMALLCISAENTSNRGVLTDFDVDQAQVNETYPKAKKYLIQTKLDVAPGSKQGHIFSYQLFLKKPSSDVPMSFLTFSGKKSFFSTNQMHLNF